Proteins encoded within one genomic window of Saccharomyces mikatae IFO 1815 strain IFO1815 genome assembly, chromosome: 15:
- the TSR3 gene encoding ribosome biogenesis protein TSR3 (similar to Saccharomyces cerevisiae TSR3 (YOR006C); ancestral locus Anc_6.19), giving the protein MGKGKNKAHEPKNGRPQRGANGHSSRQNHRRMEMKYENSDKVKFPVKLAMWDFDHCDPKRCSGKKLERLGLIKSLRVGQKFQGIVVSPNGKGVVCPDDLEVVEQHGASVVECSWARLEEVPFNKIGGKHERLLPYLVAANQVNYGRPWRLNCVEALAACFAIVGRMDWASELLSHFSWGMGFLELNKELLEIYQQCTDADSVKRAEEEWLQKLEKETQERKSQAKEEDIWMMGNINRRGGGWQSDESESGGSSGESESEGDKQCVEYDSLGNAICIDSINSRKSLSEESEDEENDLEENKEPVSYDSLGNLI; this is encoded by the coding sequence ATGGGAAAAGGTAAGAATAAGGCGCACGAACCCAAAAATGGAAGACCACAGAGAGGCGCTAATGGGCACAGTTCAAGACAAAATCACAGGCGCATGGAAATGAAGTACGAAAACTCAGATAAGGTCAAGTTCCCTGTTAAGTTGGCTATGTGGGATTTTGACCATTGTGATCCAAAAAGGTGCAGCGgtaaaaaacttgaaagatTGGGTTTGATCAAATCATTGAGAGTGGGACAGAAATTTCAAGGTATTGTTGTTTCACCAAACGGCAAGGGCGTTGTTTGCCCCGATGATCTAGAAGTTGTCGAGCAGCATGGTGCCTCAGTAGTAGAATGTTCTTGGGCCCGATTAGAGGAAGTACctttcaataaaattggCGGTAAACATGAAAGGCTGCTGCCGTATTTGGTGGCTGCTAATCAAGTCAACTATGGGAGACCATGGAGACTTAACTGTGTAGAGGCATTAGCAGCTTGTTTTGCTATTGTTGGGAGAATGGATTGGGCAAGTGAATTGCTGTCGCATTTCTCATGGGGAATGGGGTTTTTAGAGTTGAACAAAGAATTGCTTGAAATTTATCAACAGTGCACTGATGCTGACTCTGTAAAGAGGGCTGAAGAGGAATGGCTACAGAAattagaaaaggaaactCAAGAACGGAAATCCCAagctaaagaagaagatatatGGATGATGGGTAATATAAATAGAAGAGGTGGCGGATGGCAATCAGACGAATCGGAAAGTGGAGGAAGTTCGGGAGAATCTGAATCCGAAGGTGATAAACAATGTGTTGAATATGACTCACTAGGTAATGCTATCTGTATCGATAGTATAAACAGTCGAAAATCTTTATCGGAGGaatcagaagatgaagaaaatgatttAGAAGAGAATAAAGAGCCTGTGAGTTATGACTCTTTAGGTAATTTAATCTGA
- the ALG6 gene encoding dolichyl-P-Glc:Man(9)GlcNAc(2)-PP-dolichol alpha-1,3-glucosyltransferase (similar to Saccharomyces cerevisiae ALG6 (YOR002W); ancestral locus Anc_6.22), translating to MAIGKRLLVNKPAEESFYASPMYDFLYPFRPVGNQWLPEYIIFVCAVIVRCTIGLGPYSGKGSPPLHGDFEAQRHWMEITQHLPLSKWYWYDLQYWGLDYPPLTAFHSYLLGLIGSFFNPSWFALDKSRGFESPDNGLKTYMRSTVIISDILFYFPAVIYFTKWLGRYRNQSPIGQSIAASAILFQPSLMLIDHGHFQYNSVMLGLTAYAINNLLDEYYAMAAMCFVLSICFKQMALYYAPIFFAYLLSRSLLFPKFNIARLTVISFATLATFALMLAPLYFLGGGLKNIYQCIHRIFPFARGIFEDKVANFWCVTNVFVKYKERFSVQQLQLYSLVATVIGFLPAMVMTLLHPKKHLLPYVLIACSMSFFLFSFQVHEKTILVPLLPITLLYSSTDWNVLSLVSWINNVALFTLWPLLKRDGLHLQYAVSFLLSNWLIGNFSFITPRFLPKSLTPGPSISSINSDYRRRSLLPYNVVWKSFIIGTYIAMGLYHFLDLFVAPPSKYPDLWVLLNCTVGFTCFSIFWVWSYYKIFTSGSKSMKDL from the coding sequence ATGGCCATTGGCAAAAGGTTACTGGTAAATAAACCAGCAGAAGAATCATTTTATGCTTCTCCAATGTATGATTTCCTGTATCCATTTAGGCCGGTAGGAAACCAATGGCTACCAGAATACATCATTTTTGTATGTGCCGTCATTGTGAGGTGCACGATTGGACTTGGCCCATATTCTGGAAAAGGTAGTCCACCGCTTCACGGTGATTTTGAAGCTCAAAGACATTGGATGGAAATTACACAGCATTTACCACTTTCTAAATGGTACTGGTATGATTTGCAGTATTGGGGATTAGATTATCCACCATTAACAGCTTTTCACTCCTATCTTTTAGGTCTGATTGGATCGTTTTTTAATCCATCTTGGTTTGCTCTAGACAAGTCTCGTGGTTTTGAATCCCCCGATAATGGCTTGAAAACATATATGCGCTCTACTGTCATTATTAGTGACATATTATTCTACTTTCCAGCAGTGATATATTTTACCAAATGGCTCGGTAGATATCGAAACCAGTCGCCCATAGGGCAATCTATTGCAGCATCGGCAATTTTGTTCCAACCTTCATTAATGCTCATCGATCATGggcattttcaatataatTCAGTCATGCTTGGCCTTACCGCTTATGCCATAAATAACTTGTTGGATGAATATTATGCTATGGCAGCAATGTGTTTTGTACTATCTATTTGCTTCAAACAGATGGCATTGTATTATGcgccaattttttttgcttatCTGTTGAGCCGATCATTGCTATTCCCCAAATTTAACATAGCGCGGTTAACAGTTATTTCGTTTGCAACACTGGCAACTTTTGCTTTAATGCTTGCACCACTGTATTTCTTGGGAGGAGGATTAAAGAACATTTACCAATGCATTCACAGGATATTCCCTTTTGCCAGAGGCATCTTCGAAGATAAGGTCGCAAATTTCTGGTGTGTTACAAATGTATTCGTTAAATATAAGGAAAGGTTTAGCGTACAACAACTTCAACTTTACTCATTGGTTGCCACCGTAATTGGTTTCTTGCCAGCCATGGTAATGACATTGCTACATCCAAAGAAGCACCTTCTTCCATACGTGTTAATCGCATGTTCTATgtccttctttctttttagttttcAGGTGCATGAGAAAACTATACTAGTTCCTCTTTTACCCATCACACTACTTTACTCTTCTACTGATTGGAATGTTCTATCTCTAGTGAGTTGGATAAACAATGTCGCTTTATTCACTTTATGGCCGCTGTTAAAAAGGGATGGTCTTCACTTGCAGTATGCTGTATCTTTTTTACTAAGCAATTGGTTGATTGGAAACTTCAGTTTCATTACACCCAGGTTCTTACCAAAATCCTTAACTCCTGGACCTTCTATTAGCAGCATTAATAGCGAttatagaagaagaagtttaCTACCCTATAATGTGGTTTGGAAAAGTTTTATCATAGGGACATATATCGCTATGGGTTTGTATCATTTCTTAGATCTCTTCGTAGCACCTCCATCAAAATACCCCGACTTGTGGGTGTTGTTAAACTGTACTGTCGGGTTCACTTGCTTCAGTATATTTTGGGTATGGTCTTATTACAAGATATTTACTTCCGGTAGCAAATCGATGAAGGACTTGTAA
- the YSP3 gene encoding putative subtilisin-like protease YSP3 (similar to Saccharomyces cerevisiae PRB1 (YEL060C) and YSP3 (YOR003W); ancestral locus Anc_6.14), translating into MKFSTILPILWASCNLCMIIPEFDEIVRFTQITDDSRNTKSLKNLRQQYSGGFLMGGLDNTHKTELIPYRYIVVFNEDISIKSIESHRKMVQEAHSVSVSKLAEDDVFLEVVSSSIAPDLQLGGIDSSFDINGLFRGYAGYFTDEILNLVSQDPLIKFIEQESTVRLSNTSMQKDAPWGLHRISHREKAKYGQDLEYLYEDAAGRGVTSYVLDTGIDTEHEDFEGRAVWGAVIPGNDEASDLNGHGTHCAGIIGSKHYGVAKNTKLVAVKVLRSNGEGTVSDVIKGIEYVAREHIESSRKKSKEFKGSTANLSLGSSKSLAMEMAVDAAVDSGVHFAIAAGNENEDACLSSPAGAQKSITVGASTFSDDRAFFSNWGTCVDVFAPGINIMSTYIGSRNATLSLSGTSMAAPHVAGMLSYFLSLQPAPDSEYFDNALSPQELKEKVLKFSTHGVLGDIGDNTPNRLIYNGGGKILDDLW; encoded by the coding sequence ATGAAATTCTCTACCATCTTACCTATACTTTGGGCAAGTTGTAATCTATGTATGATTATCCCTGAATTCGACGAAATAGTTCGCTTCACTCAAATTACTGATGATTCTCGAAATACAAAGTCTCTAAAAAACTTGAGACAACAATATTCGGGGGGGTTTCTTATGGGAGGGCTAGATAACACTCACAAAACAGAGTTGATTCCTTATCGGTATATTGTAGTCTTCAATGAGGATATTTCTATCAAGTCTATTGAATCCCATAGAAAGATGGTACAAGAGGCACACAGTGTCTCTGTAAGCAAGCTTGCAGAAGATGACGTATTTTTGGAAGTGGTCTCCTCTTCAATAGCACCTGATTTGCAACTTGGAGGTATTGATAGCTCTTTTGATATAAACGGTTTATTTCGAGGTTATGCAGGCTATTTCACAGACGAAATCCTTAATTTAGTTTCGCAAGATCCACTCATCAAGTTCATCGAGCAGGAAAGTACGGTAAGATTATCTAACACATCGATGCAGAAAGACGCTCCCTGGGGATTACACAGAATTTCTCACAGAGAGAAAGCAAAATATGGCCAAGATTTGGAATATTTATATGAAGATGCGGCTGGAAGAGGAGTTACATCGTATGTACTTGATACGGGAATTGATACGGAGCACGAGGATTTTGAAGGGCGTGCTGTATGGGGAGCCGTCATACCGGGGAACGACGAGGCATCTGATTTGAATGGCCATGGGACCCATTGTGCAGGGATTATTGGCTCGAAGCATTACGGTGTAGCCAAAAATACGAAATTGGTAGCGGTTAAAGTTCTTCGTTCAAATGGAGAAGGGACGGTTTCAGATGTAATTAAAGGTATAGAGTATGTGGCTAGGGAACATATAGAATCCTCGAGGAAAAAGAGTAAGGAATTCAAAGGATCGACTGCTAACCTCTCTTTAGGAAGTAGTAAATCATTAGCAATGGAAATGGCTGTAGATGCAGCTGTAGATAGTGGTGTTCATTTTGCCATTGCAGCAgggaatgaaaatgaagatgctTGTCTTAGCTCGCCAGCAGGTGCTCAAAAAAGCATTACTGTAGGTGCTTCGACATTCAGTGATGATAGAGCATTCTTTTCTAACTGGGGCACATGTGTCGATGTGTTTGCCCCAGGCATAAATATCATGTCCACCTATATTGGTTCAAGAAATGCAACTTTAAGTTTATCAGGTACTTCAATGGCGGCACCACATGTTGCTGGTATGTTAAGTTACTTTTTGTCATTGCAACCTGCACCAGACAGTGAGTACTTTGATAACGCCCTTTCACCtcaagaattgaaagaaaaggtttTGAAATTCAGTACGCATGGAGTACTAGGTGATATCGGTGACAATACTCCCAACAGACTAATATACAATGGGGGCGGTAAAATATTAGATGACCTTTGGTAA
- the UTP23 gene encoding rRNA-binding ribosome biosynthesis protein UTP23 (similar to Saccharomyces cerevisiae UTP23 (YOR004W); ancestral locus Anc_6.15) produces MRQKRAKSYRKQLLVYSHTFKFREPYQVLVDNQLVLECNGSNFNLPSGLKRTLQADVKVMITQCCIQALYETRNEGAIDLAKQFERRRCNHSFKDPKSPADCIESVVDINGANKHRYVVASQDIGLRRKLRNVPGVPLIHLTRSVMVMEPLSTASAKASKMTEERKLYKGLNDPNVDKVQEISEGSGKESVTKKRKFGPKAPNPLSVKKKKKAYSTSDEARGKEDTSKEKKRRRRKHGSHTNSITNRTTAA; encoded by the coding sequence ATGCGTCAAAAGAGAGCTAAGTCATATAGAAAACAACTTCTTGTTTACAGTCACACATTTAAGTTCCGTGAGCCGTATCAGGTTTTAGTTGATAATCAACTTGTTTTGGAATGCAATGGATCTAATTTTAATCTACCGAGTGGGTTGAAAAGAACCTTGCAAGCAGATGTAAAGGTTATGATCACACAGTGTTGTATACAAGCGTTATACGAAACTAGAAATGAAGGCGCAATTGATTTGGCAaaacaatttgaaagaCGTCGTTGTAATCACTCTTTCAAAGATCCAAAATCGCCCGCAGATTGTATCGAAAGCGTTGTTGACATCAATGGTGCAAATAAACATAGATATGTGGTTGCTTCCCAGGACATAGGTTTGAGAAGGAAGCTGAGGAATGTCCCAGGTGTTCCGTTAATCCATTTAACCAGGTCCGTTATGGTTATGGAACCACTTAGTACGGCAAGTGCTAAGGCAAGCAAGATGACCGAAGAACGAAAATTGTATAAAGGTCTCAATGACCCTAATGTTGATaaagttcaagaaattaGTGAGGGATCAGGCAAGGAATCCGtcaccaaaaaaagaaaatttggcCCAAAGGCTCCTAATCCTTTAAGtgtaaagaagaagaagaaggctTACTCAACAAGTGATGAAGCAAGAGGCAAAGAAGATACTTctaaggaaaagaaaagaagaagaagaaaacatggAAGCCACACCAACTCTATCACAAACAGGACAACAGCCGCCTAA
- the DNL4 gene encoding DNA ligase (ATP) DNL4 (similar to Saccharomyces cerevisiae DNL4 (YOR005C); ancestral locus Anc_6.18) has product MVSTLDSVPEPQNFAPSPDFKWLCEELFSKIDEVQVKGTIGTGKSRSFKYYEVLSNFVEMWRKTVGNNIYPALILALPYRDRRIYNIKDYVLIRTICSYLKLPKNSATEGRLKDWKQRVGKGKNLSSLLVEEIAKRRSEPNGKAITIDGINSTLDELSKDRSTSGRGFKNLVKSSPFLHCLESMSFVELKYFFDILLKSRVIGGQEHKFLSCWHPDAQDYLSVVSDLKVVASKLYDPRVRLKNDDLTIKVGFAFAPQLAKKVNLPYEKICRALHNDFLVEEKMDGERIQVHYMNYGKSVRFYSRRGIDYTYLYGASLSSGTISHHLDFTDNVRECVLDGEMVTFDARRKVILPFGLVKGSAKDALSFNSINNVDFHPLYVVFDLLYLNGTSLTPLPLHQRKEYLESILTPVKNVVEMVRTSRCYNVESIKKSLEVAISLGSEGVVLKYYNSSYNVASRNNNWIKVKPEYLEEFGENLDLVIIGRDPGKKDSFMLGLLLLNEKEMDKRDQEVSSGIANNSKNENILYSQKKVKKILSFCSVANGISQEEFKEIDRKTRGCWKKTSEVAPPASIFEFGSKIPAEWIEPNESIVLEIKSRSLDNTETNMQKYATSCTLYGGYCKRIRFDKDWTDCFTLNELYDSRSARFNPSYQAEKSHLKLVRKKRREVLTSNTFDQKTEQIPTSIIFAGLYFYVLSDYVTNASEVRITRGELENAIVRHGGRLIYNIILKRHYIGDVRLISCKNTTECRALINRGYDILHPSWVIDCVAYKKLIPIEPCYCFNVSQKMRAVAEKRVDCLGDSFENDISETKLSLLYKSQHNLPPPEEVERDAEVQVFPLFLFSNRIVYIPPRKIGMKYEKTLEMKIRLFGGKITDRQSLCNLVIIPYGDPTWRKDCIKEVNEQIKEQVKALDTIPKIPRIVAPEWVDHSIYGNCQVPEEDFPVVTY; this is encoded by the coding sequence ATGGTATCAACACTAGATTCCGTACCTGAACCCCAAAATTTTGCACCTAGTCCAGATTTTAAATGGCTTTGTGAGGAGCTATTTTCGaaaattgatgaagttCAGGTTAAAGGAACCATTGGAACCGGTAAATCAAGATCGTTCAAGTATTACGAAGTATTATCgaattttgttgaaatgTGGAGGAAAACAGTGGGAAACAATATATATCCAGCATTAATCCTTGCCCTTCCCTATCGCGATAGACGAATTTATAATATCAAGGATTACGTACTCATAAGAACTATATGCTCTTACTTGAAGTTGCCCAAAAATTCTGCAACAGAGGGAAGACTGAAAGATTGGAAACAGCGTGTAGGTAAAGGcaaaaatctttcttccCTTCTCGTGGAAGAAATTGCCAAAAGAAGGAGTGAACCAAATGGAAAAGCGATTACAATTGATGGTATCAATAGCACTCTAGATGAATTAAGTAAAGATAGGAGCACTTCTGGAAGAGGATTCAAAAACCTTGTCAAGTCAAGTCCTTTTCTACACTGCTTGGAAAGTATGAGCTTTGTTGagttaaaatatttctttgatattttgcTCAAAAGTAGAGTGATAGGGGGTCAGGAGCACAAATTTCTAAGCTGTTGGCATCCTGATGCCCAAGACTATCTTAGTGTGGTATCTGATTTGAAAGTAGTAGCTTCAAAACTTTATGACCCAAGAGTTCGTCTAAAAAATGACGATTTAACCATAAAGGTTGGCTTTGCATTCGCACCTCAATTAGCCAAGAAAGTGAATCTTCCATATGAGAAAATATGCCGTGCATTACACAACGATTTTTtagtggaagaaaaaatggatgGCGAACGAATTCAAGTTCATTATATGAATTATGGAAAATCCGTACGATTTTATAGTAGACGAGGAATCGACTATACTTATTTGTATGGAGCAAGTTTGTCATCAGGAACTATTTCACATCATTTAGACTTTACAGATAATGTTAGAGAATGCGTTTTGGATGGTGAAATGGTTACTTTTGATGCAAGGAGAAAAGTAATTCTCCCATTCGGTCTTGTTAAAGGAAGTGCAAAAGATGCGTTGTCTTTTAATAGTATAAACAACGTTGATTTCCACCCCCTATATGTGGTGTTTGATCTCTTATACCTTAATGGTACTTCTTTGACGCCGTTGcctcttcatcaaagaaaggaaTACTTAGAGAGCATCTTGACACCTGTGAAAAATGTTGTAGAGATGGTACGCACTTCTAGATGTTATAATGTAGagtcaataaaaaaatctttggaAGTTGCCATCTCATTGGGTTCGGAAGGAGTTGTTCTAAAGTATTACAATTCGAGTTATAATGTTGCCAGCCGAAACAACAACTGGATCAAGGTGAAACCTGAGTATTTAGAAGAATTTGGAGAGAATTTGGATTTAGTAATAATAGGCAGGGACCCTGGTAAAAAAGATTCCTTTATGTTAGGACTACTACTcctaaatgaaaaagaaatggataAAAGGGATCAGGAAGTTTCGTCTGGAATCGCaaacaattcaaaaaatgaaaacataCTATACtcacaaaagaaagtaaaaaaaatcctttcattttgttctGTTGCCAACGGTATATCTCAAGaagaatttaaagaaattgatcGTAAAACTAGAGGATGCTGGAAAAAAACGTCCGAAGTCGCTCCTCCTGCTTCCATTTTTGAGTTTGGCTCCAAAATACCTGCCGAGTGGATTGAACCTAATGAATCCATTGTTCTAGAAATAAAATCGCGCTCTTTAGATAACACGGAAACTAATATGCAGAAGTATGCTACCAGTTGTACTTTGTACGGTGGCTATTGTAAAAGAATACGATTTGATAAAGACTGGACAGATTGTTTTACACTTAATGAATTATATGACAGTAGGTCGGCCAGATTTAATCCTAGCTACCAAGCTGAAAAATCTCATCTTAAACTAGTACGCAAAAAGAGAAGGGAAGTACTAACTTCGAACACTTTTGACCAGAAAACGGAACAAATCCCAACTTCAATTATATTTGCTggattatatttttatgtTCTCTCTGACTACGTTACCAATGCATCTGAGGTACGAATCACACGAGGGGAGCTTGAAAATGCTATTGTGAGACATGGTGGTAGACTgatatataatataattTTGAAACGTCATTACATTGGTGACGTTCGTCTAATTAGCTGTAAAAATACTACAGAATGTAGAGCTTTAATAAATCGAGGATACGATATACTGCACCCCAGTTGGGTGATTGATTGCGTAGCATATAAGAAGCTCATTCCGATTGAACCGTGCTATTGTTTTAAcgtttctcaaaaaatgagaGCAGTTGCCGAAAAAAGGGTGGATTGCTTAGGTGATAGTTTTGAGAATGATATTTCGGAAACTAAACTGTCGTTATTGTATAAATCACAGCATAATCTACCACCGCCAGAGGAAGTCGAGAGAGATGCTGAGGTCCAGGTTTTTCCATTGTTTCTGTTTTCCAATAGAATAGTATACATACCTCCCAGAAAAATTGGTATGAAATATGAGAAGACTTTAGAAATGAAGATTAGATTGTTTGGTGGCAAAATAACAGATCGACAGTCTCTTTGTAACTTAGTCATCATACCATATGGCGATCCTACTTGGAGGAAAGATTGCATAAAGGAGGTAAACGAACAAATTAAAGAGCAAGTAAAGGCTCTTGACACTATACCTAAAATACCTAGGATCGTTGCTCCTGAATGGGTAGATCATTCTATATATGGAAACTGTCAAGTTCCGGAAGAGGATTTCCCCGTAGTCACCTATTGA
- the SGT2 gene encoding Sgt2p (similar to Saccharomyces cerevisiae SGT2 (YOR007C); ancestral locus Anc_6.21) codes for MLASKEEIAALIVNYFSSIVEKKEISEDGADSLNVAMDCISEAFGFERDAASGILGKSEFKGKSLADVLNSASKASESNEKDDAQNVEVNIPEEDAETKAKAEDLKMQGNKAMANKDYELAINKYTEAIQVLPTNAIYYANRAAAHSSLREYDEAVKDAESSISIDPSYFRGYSRLGFAKYAQGKPEEALEAYKKVLDIEGDNATEAMKRDYESAKKKVEQSLNLEKAVPEQSRDADANASQGAGSSGLPDLGSLLGGGLGGLMNNPQLMQAAQKMMSNPGAMQNIQKMMQDPSIRQMAEGFTSGGGAPNLSDLMNNPALRNMAGNLFGGADAPSSEGTPDSENK; via the coding sequence ATGTTAGcatcaaaagaagaaatcgCGGCCCTTATTGTAAACTACTTTTCCTCCATtgtggaaaagaaggaaatttCAGAAGATGGTGCTGATTCCTTAAACGTTGCCATGGACTGTATCTCTGAAGCCTTTGGCTTTGAAAGAGATGCCGCTTCAGGTATCTTAGGGAAGTCTGAATTTAAAGGCAAAAGTTTAGCTGACGTGCTAAATTCTGCATCAAAGGCCTCAGAatcaaatgaaaaggatgaTGCTCAAAATGTCGAAGTTAATATTCCAGAAGAAGATGCAGAAACTAAGGCTAAAGCTGAAGACTTGAAAATGCAAGGTAACAAGGCCATGGCTAACAAAGATTACGAGCTTGCAATCAATAAATATACTGAAGCTATTCAAGTTTTACCAACTAATGCCATCTATTACGCTAATAGAGCAGCAGCACACTCATCTCTGAGAGAATATGATGAAGCAGTCAAAGATGCTGAATCTTCAATTTCCATCGACCCATCTTATTTCAGAGGTTACTCTAGATTAGGATTTGCCAAGTATGCACAAGGCAAGCCCGAAGAAGCTCTTGAAGCATACAAGAAGGTTCTTGATATCGAAGGTGATAATGCGACAGAAGCTATGAAAAGGGATTATGAAAGCGCTAAGAAGAAGGTTGAACAATCCTTGAATCTAGAGAAAGCAGTTCCAGAACAGTCGAGAGATGCAGATGCCAATGCTAGCCAAGGAGCTGGTTCAAGTGGATTACCAGATCTTGGTTCTTTACTAGGTGGTGGTCTAGGCGGTTTGATGAACAACCCACAACTGATGCAAGCTGCGCAAAAGATGATGAGCAATCCAGGTGCTATGcagaatattcaaaaaatgatgCAAGATCCAAGTATTAGACAAATGGCGGAAGGTTTTACTTCGGGTGGAGGGGCTCCAAATTTGTCTGACTTGATGAATAACCCAGCGCTCAGAAACATGGCAGGCAATCTATTTGGTGGAGCAGACGCTCCATCTTCAGAAGGCACACCAGACAGCGAAAACAAATGA
- the SLG1 gene encoding Slg1p (similar to Saccharomyces cerevisiae SLG1 (YOR008C); ancestral locus Anc_7.124) has protein sequence MKLNKTSFLLVLLPILSQVSAYTYVNCFSSLPSDFSQDDSYSWQSSSYCNNKCNAKGASYFALYNHSECYCGSTDPSDSESTSSSCDAYCYGYKSEMCGGTDAYSVYRIDSDTNSNSASNSDSDIEASSSSTSSATSSTTSSTSSTTSSTTSSTTSSTASSSTLQTSSESTQAAVSISTSQSSSTVASESSLTPNTLTSSTSSQSQDATSIIYSTAFHTEGGSTIFVTNTITTSAQNSGSATGTAGSDSASGNNTHKKKTNVGAIVGGVVGGVVGAIAIALCILLIVRHINMKREQDRMEKEYQEAIKPVEYPDKLYASSFSSNHGPSSGSFEEGHTNGQTDVNPFDDSRRISNGTFINGGPGGKNNVLTVVNPDEAD, from the coding sequence ATGAAACTGAACAAAACAAGCTTTCTTCTAGTTTTATTGCCCATTTTATCGCAAGTGAGTGCCTATACGTACGTGAATTGTTTTAGCTCATTACCTTCTGACTTTTCACAAGACGATTCGTATTCCTGGCAGTCTAGTTCTTACTGTAACAACAAATGTAACGCAAAAGGTGCGAGTTATTTCGCTCTCTACAACCACTCTGAATGTTACTGCGGTAGTACTGATCCATCTGACTCAGAGTCTACCTCCTCTTCATGTGATGCGTATTGCTATGGTTACAAAAGCGAAATGTGTGGTGGTACGGACGCCTATTCTGTATATCGGATTGATTCTGACACAAATAGTAATAGTGCAAGCAACTCTGATTCGGATATTGAAGCTAGTTCTTCTTCGACTTCTTCCGCAACTTCATCAACAACCTCTTCCACATCATCAACTACATCATCAACCACATCATCAACCACATCATCAACAGCATCTTCGTCCACATTACAGACGTCTTCTGAGTCAACGCAAGCAGCTGTCTCTATTTCAACGTCACAGAGTTCGAGTACCGTAGCGTCAGAAAGCTCGTTGACCCCGAATACGTTGACTAGCAGCACTAGCTCCCAATCACAGGATGCCACTTCAATAATATACTCCACCGCTTTCCACACTGAGGGCGGTTCTACGATATTTGTTACGAACACCATCACGACAAGTGCACAGAATTCAGGATCTGCCACAGGTACAGCTGGATCTGACTCTGCAAGCGGGAATAACACacataagaagaaaaccaaTGTAGGGGCAATCGTTGGTGGTGTAGTAGGTGGCGTAGTCGGAGCTATAGCGATAGCACTTTGTATTTTGTTGATTGTTAGACACATCAATATGAAACGAGAACAAGATAGGATGGAAAAAGAGTATCAAGAGGCAATAAAACCAGTTGAGTACCCTGATAAGTTGTAcgcttcttctttttcatctaaTCATGGGCCCTCATCGGGAAGCTTTGAAGAAGGACATACCAATGGACAAACCGATGTTAACCCTTTTGATGATTCAAGGAGAATAAGCAACGGAACGTTCATAAACGGCGGACCAGGTGGGAAAAATAACGTACTAACTGTAGTTAATCCAGACGAAGCtgattga